A window from Cellulomonas sp. C5510 encodes these proteins:
- a CDS encoding LCP family protein, whose amino-acid sequence MTAASRRTARHTRAAARSVRHARPPRTRGRVARVAGATAAAVALSGVSGAAALYASVDAGIEHADVDAFLADDRAVEEPPPADGYAGRPLSILVMGTDSRDGENAELAGEVEGMRSDTTILVHLSADRTRVDLVSVPRDSLVRIPACTLEDGSTSRPRESAMFNDAFMIGAGSTGNLAAAAACTRRTFEENSGVRTDESIVVKMDGVRDVVDALGGVPMDLPEAMDSPKAGLHVPAGPQTFDGTTTLAFLRARTGTGNGLELGSDLARIERQQQLIDALAAQVQSTDLLTDPGTLMPVLTAVSRSLSVSDGLGLRSLAGIALTLRDVDPATLAPVTVPVAEAPSDPDRVVWTSDADALWERLNADQPLAGEPTGDGTDPAGAAVTTAP is encoded by the coding sequence ATGACCGCTGCCAGCCGCCGTACCGCCCGGCACACCCGTGCCGCCGCCCGGTCCGTCCGCCACGCCCGGCCGCCCCGCACCCGCGGGAGGGTCGCCCGCGTCGCCGGCGCGACCGCAGCGGCGGTCGCGCTCTCGGGCGTCTCCGGCGCCGCCGCGCTGTACGCCTCGGTGGACGCGGGGATCGAGCACGCGGACGTGGACGCGTTCCTGGCGGACGACCGGGCGGTCGAGGAGCCGCCGCCCGCCGACGGGTACGCCGGCCGGCCGCTCAGCATCCTCGTCATGGGCACCGACAGCCGGGACGGCGAGAACGCGGAGCTGGCGGGCGAGGTCGAGGGCATGAGGTCGGACACGACGATCCTCGTGCACCTCTCCGCCGACCGGACGCGGGTCGACCTGGTGTCCGTGCCCCGGGACTCGCTCGTCCGCATCCCGGCGTGCACGCTCGAGGACGGCAGCACGAGCAGACCGCGCGAGTCCGCGATGTTCAACGACGCGTTCATGATCGGGGCCGGCAGCACGGGCAACCTCGCCGCGGCCGCCGCGTGCACCCGCCGCACGTTCGAGGAGAACTCGGGCGTCCGCACCGACGAGAGCATCGTCGTGAAGATGGACGGCGTCCGGGACGTCGTGGACGCCCTCGGCGGGGTACCGATGGACCTGCCCGAGGCGATGGACTCCCCCAAGGCGGGCCTGCACGTCCCCGCCGGCCCGCAGACGTTCGACGGCACCACGACCCTGGCGTTCCTGCGCGCCCGTACGGGTACCGGCAACGGCCTGGAGCTCGGCTCCGACCTGGCACGCATCGAGCGGCAGCAGCAGCTCATCGACGCCCTGGCCGCCCAGGTGCAGTCCACCGACCTGCTGACCGACCCGGGCACGCTCATGCCGGTGCTCACCGCGGTGAGCCGGTCCCTGTCCGTGAGCGACGGCCTCGGTCTGCGGTCGCTCGCGGGCATCGCGCTGACGCTGCGCGACGTGGACCCCGCGACTCTCGCGCCGGTGACCGTGCCGGTCGCGGAGGCGCCGTCCGACCCCGACCGCGTGGTGTGGACGTCGGACGCCGACGCCCTCTGGGAGCGGCTGAACGCGGATCAGCCGCTCGCGGGCGAGCCGACCGGCGACGGGACCGACCCGGCGGGCGCGGCGGTCACGACGGCGCCCTGA
- a CDS encoding YlxR family protein has translation MTSRARLDAAGPDARLSSPSRRHPRHPAAHVAAPVVVGPVRTCVGCRTAGPRSALLRVVAAASDTGETVLVVDVRRALPGRGAWLHPDPHCLELAERRRAFPRALRLAGPLDTSAVGEHLGAG, from the coding sequence GTGACCTCGCGCGCTAGACTGGACGCGGCTGGGCCGGACGCCCGGCTCTCCTCGCCGAGCAGGCGCCACCCCCGACACCCCGCAGCGCACGTCGCCGCGCCGGTGGTCGTGGGCCCGGTGCGCACGTGCGTGGGGTGCCGGACTGCCGGACCGAGGTCGGCTCTGCTGCGCGTGGTCGCGGCGGCGTCGGACACGGGTGAGACCGTGCTCGTCGTCGACGTGCGTCGCGCGCTGCCGGGCCGGGGGGCGTGGCTGCACCCCGATCCTCACTGCCTCGAGCTCGCCGAGCGCCGACGTGCGTTCCCGCGGGCCCTGCGACTCGCGGGGCCGCTGGACACGTCCGCGGTCGGGGAGCACCTCGGGGCGGGGTGA
- the nusA gene encoding transcription termination factor NusA → MDIDMQALRLIERERDISLDVLVSAIEQALLSAYHRTPDAYPDARVELDRRSGHVTVWARERTVVPAPDASDVDADAAATAVPPTTTVTGPEFDHTPAGFGRIATATARQVIVQRLRDAEDDQVLGQFRGKEGEVLGGVIQQGRDPRVVLVDVGGTEAVLPAHEQVPTEQYVHGERIRALVLDVSRGAKGPQITLSRTHPNLVRKLFELEVPEIADGHVEITALAREAGHRTKMAVRSTVPGLGAKGACIGPLGARVRAVMAELHGEKIDIVDHSDDPARMVANALSPARVLSVTVVDPAARAARVVVPDYQLSLAIGKEGQNARLAAKLTGWRIDIRSDAQEPAEGAGAPARADDGAPEGSAGPAPRAAGRAE, encoded by the coding sequence GTGGACATCGACATGCAGGCGCTGCGGCTCATCGAGCGCGAGCGCGACATCAGCCTGGACGTGCTGGTCTCGGCCATCGAGCAGGCGCTGCTCTCGGCCTACCACCGGACGCCGGACGCCTACCCGGACGCCCGCGTCGAGCTCGACCGCCGGTCCGGGCACGTGACGGTGTGGGCGCGGGAGCGCACGGTGGTGCCCGCGCCCGACGCCTCCGACGTGGACGCCGACGCCGCCGCGACGGCCGTGCCGCCGACCACGACGGTGACGGGCCCGGAGTTCGACCACACGCCGGCGGGGTTCGGGCGCATCGCGACGGCCACGGCCCGCCAGGTGATCGTCCAGCGGCTGCGCGACGCCGAGGACGACCAGGTGCTCGGGCAGTTCCGCGGCAAGGAGGGCGAGGTCCTCGGGGGCGTGATCCAGCAGGGTCGTGACCCGCGCGTGGTGCTCGTCGACGTCGGCGGCACGGAGGCGGTGCTGCCCGCGCACGAGCAGGTGCCCACGGAGCAGTACGTGCACGGCGAGCGCATCCGCGCGCTGGTGCTGGACGTCTCCCGCGGGGCGAAGGGGCCGCAGATCACGCTGTCGCGCACCCACCCGAACCTCGTCCGCAAGCTGTTCGAGCTGGAGGTCCCGGAGATCGCCGACGGCCACGTCGAGATCACGGCGCTGGCGCGCGAGGCCGGCCACCGCACCAAGATGGCCGTGCGCTCGACCGTCCCCGGGCTCGGGGCGAAGGGCGCGTGCATCGGCCCGCTCGGGGCCCGGGTGCGCGCCGTGATGGCCGAGCTGCACGGCGAGAAGATCGACATCGTCGACCACTCGGACGACCCGGCCCGCATGGTCGCGAACGCCCTGTCGCCGGCGCGGGTGCTGTCGGTCACGGTCGTCGACCCCGCTGCACGTGCCGCCCGCGTGGTGGTGCCGGACTACCAGCTCTCGCTGGCGATCGGCAAGGAGGGCCAGAACGCGCGGCTGGCGGCGAAGCTGACCGGGTGGCGGATCGACATCCGGTCCGACGCGCAGGAGCCGGCCGAGGGCGCGGGGGCGCCCGCCAGGGCCGACGACGGCGCGCCGGAGGGCTCCGCGGGCCCGGCCCCGCGTGCCGCCGGTCGAGCAGAGTGA
- the rimP gene encoding ribosome maturation factor RimP, translating into MPAPVSAQRIRETIEPVVAAAGLWLEDVELARDAGQPVVRVVVDAVEDAEEAVDLDGVAAVSRTVSDALDALDGLPDRYTLEVSTRGADAPLTARRHYARALGRLVVLGLADGTVLAGRLVDVVAGGADGADGADGADGADGDTVVVTPVTPGLKGRPAKVGDPVRVPLERVREGRVEVELVKDGGRGEDGAGDGAADGPTGRED; encoded by the coding sequence ATGCCCGCGCCCGTCAGCGCGCAGCGCATCCGGGAGACCATCGAGCCGGTGGTGGCCGCCGCCGGGCTGTGGCTGGAGGACGTCGAGCTCGCGCGCGACGCCGGCCAGCCGGTGGTGCGCGTCGTGGTCGACGCGGTGGAGGACGCCGAGGAGGCCGTCGACCTGGACGGCGTCGCCGCGGTGTCGCGCACCGTGTCCGACGCGCTCGACGCGCTCGACGGCCTGCCGGACCGGTACACCCTCGAGGTGTCGACCCGCGGGGCCGACGCCCCGCTCACCGCGCGCCGGCACTACGCCCGCGCCCTCGGGCGGCTGGTCGTCCTCGGTCTGGCCGACGGGACGGTGCTGGCCGGCCGCCTCGTGGACGTCGTCGCCGGCGGGGCTGACGGGGCCGACGGGGCTGACGGGGCCGACGGGGCCGACGGTGACACGGTGGTCGTCACCCCCGTGACCCCGGGACTCAAGGGCCGGCCCGCGAAGGTCGGCGACCCGGTGCGGGTCCCGCTCGAGCGGGTGCGCGAGGGCCGGGTGGAGGTCGAGCTCGTCAAGGACGGCGGGCGCGGCGAGGACGGCGCCGGCGACGGCGCGGCGGACGGGCCGACGGGCCGGGAGGACTGA
- the rbfA gene encoding 30S ribosome-binding factor RbfA, whose protein sequence is MVDHPRARKLADRIQQVVAQMLDTRVKDPRLGFVTVTDVRVTGDLQHASVFYTVLGDDEAREGTAAALESAKGLIRSEVGKQTGVRLTPTLEFHLDAVPETAAHLDAALLEAARRDAEVSQLAQGARYAGDEDPYRRPADEDEDEADAAR, encoded by the coding sequence ATGGTGGACCACCCCCGGGCCCGCAAGCTCGCGGACCGCATCCAGCAGGTCGTCGCGCAGATGCTCGACACCCGCGTCAAGGACCCGCGCCTGGGTTTCGTGACGGTGACCGACGTCCGCGTGACCGGTGACCTGCAGCACGCGAGCGTGTTCTACACGGTGCTGGGCGACGACGAGGCCCGCGAGGGCACGGCCGCGGCACTGGAGAGCGCGAAGGGCCTGATCCGCTCGGAGGTCGGCAAGCAGACCGGTGTGCGGCTGACGCCGACGCTGGAGTTCCACCTGGACGCCGTCCCCGAGACGGCGGCCCACCTGGACGCGGCGCTGCTCGAGGCGGCCCGGCGCGACGCCGAGGTGTCGCAGCTCGCGCAGGGGGCGCGGTACGCCGGCGACGAGGACCCGTACCGCCGCCCGGCGGACGAGGACGAGGACGAGGCGGACGCCGCGCGCTGA
- a CDS encoding Fpg/Nei family DNA glycosylase, with amino-acid sequence MPELPEVESLAAFLRERAVGRTVAGVEVGAISALKTFRPAPQDLTGGEVVSAGRHGKWLDLGIRPPAGGDALHLVFHLARAGWLRWSESLPATPVRPGRSPLALRVRLDDGSGFDLTEAGTRKRLAVSVVTDPADVPQVATLGVEPLSPEFTPERLAELMAARNQQVKGLLRDQGTIAGIGNAYSDEILLVARTSPFALTRSFDTERVARLHAATVGVLREAVAASAGRPAAELKDAKRRGMRVHGRTGLPCPGWDGVPCGDTVHEVSFADSSLQYCPTCQTGGTPLADRRMSRLLR; translated from the coding sequence ATGCCGGAGCTCCCCGAGGTCGAGTCGCTGGCCGCGTTCCTGCGCGAGCGCGCCGTCGGGCGCACCGTCGCGGGCGTCGAGGTGGGGGCGATCAGCGCGCTGAAGACGTTCCGCCCCGCCCCGCAGGACCTCACGGGCGGGGAGGTCGTCTCCGCGGGGCGCCACGGCAAGTGGCTGGACCTCGGGATCCGCCCGCCCGCCGGCGGGGACGCGCTGCACCTGGTCTTCCACCTGGCCCGGGCGGGGTGGCTGCGCTGGTCCGAGTCGCTGCCGGCGACGCCGGTGCGCCCCGGGCGGTCGCCGCTCGCGCTGCGGGTGCGGCTGGACGACGGCTCGGGGTTCGACCTGACGGAGGCCGGCACCCGCAAGCGGCTCGCCGTGTCCGTGGTGACCGACCCGGCCGACGTCCCGCAGGTCGCCACGCTCGGGGTGGAGCCGCTGTCGCCGGAGTTCACGCCGGAGCGGCTCGCGGAGCTCATGGCCGCCCGCAACCAGCAGGTCAAGGGCCTCCTGCGCGACCAGGGCACGATCGCGGGGATCGGCAACGCCTACTCCGACGAGATCCTGCTGGTGGCGCGCACCAGCCCGTTCGCGCTGACGCGGTCGTTCGACACCGAGCGGGTCGCCCGGCTGCACGCCGCCACGGTCGGGGTGCTGCGGGAGGCCGTCGCCGCGTCCGCGGGCCGGCCGGCCGCGGAGCTCAAGGACGCCAAGCGCCGGGGCATGCGCGTGCACGGGCGCACGGGACTGCCCTGCCCCGGCTGGGACGGCGTGCCGTGCGGGGACACGGTCCACGAGGTGTCGTTCGCGGACTCCTCGCTCCAGTACTGCCCGACGTGCCAGACCGGCGGCACGCCGCTGGCCGACCGGCGGATGTCGCGGCTGCTGCGCTGA
- a CDS encoding proline--tRNA ligase, whose product MLLRLSTLFVRTLREDPADAEVASHRLLVRAGYIRRAAPGIYTWLPLGLRVLGKVEQVVREEMAAAGAQEVHFPALLPKEPYEATGRWAEYGPNIFRLKDRREADYLLAPTHEEMFTLLVKDLYSSYKDLPLTLFQIQTKYRDEARPRAGLIRGREFVMKDAYSFDVDDAGLEASYQAQRDAYERVFTRLGLEYVAVAATSGAMGGSRSEEFLTPTAIGEDTFVRSPGGYAANVEAVTTVVPDAVPWDDAPAAHVEDTPDTPTIDSLVALANARFPRPDRPWTGADTLKNVVLALVHPTGERELLVVGLPGDREVDLKRLEAAVAPAEVEPAVEADFAAHPELVKGYIGPAVLGPNREGLAADAEGRTAVRYLLDPRVVPGTRWITGANEQGRHVFDLVAGRDFTADGTVEAAEVRAGDPAPDGSGPLELARGIEIGHIFALGRKYAQALGLTVLDQNGKSQVVTMGSYGIGVSRVLAALAEANHDDRGLAWPAQVAPALVHVVATGKDATVFEAAESLARTLDSRGIEVLYDDRPKVSPGVKFADAELLGVPLTVVVGRGLADGVVEVRPRVATPDGPQAEQVPVADAADRVAELVDALLAR is encoded by the coding sequence ATGCTGCTTCGCCTCTCCACGCTCTTCGTCCGCACCCTGCGCGAGGACCCGGCCGACGCGGAGGTGGCCAGCCACCGGCTGCTCGTCCGCGCGGGCTACATCCGCCGCGCCGCCCCCGGCATCTACACGTGGCTGCCGCTGGGCCTGCGGGTGCTGGGCAAGGTCGAGCAGGTCGTGCGCGAGGAGATGGCCGCCGCCGGCGCGCAGGAGGTGCACTTCCCGGCGCTGCTGCCCAAGGAGCCCTACGAGGCGACGGGCCGGTGGGCGGAGTACGGGCCGAACATCTTCCGCCTGAAGGACCGGCGTGAGGCCGACTACCTGCTGGCGCCCACGCACGAGGAGATGTTCACGCTCCTGGTCAAGGACCTGTACTCCTCGTACAAGGACCTGCCGCTCACGCTGTTCCAGATCCAGACGAAGTACCGCGACGAGGCCCGCCCGCGCGCCGGGCTGATCCGCGGGCGCGAGTTCGTCATGAAGGACGCGTACTCGTTCGACGTCGACGACGCCGGGCTCGAGGCGTCCTACCAGGCGCAGCGCGACGCGTACGAGCGGGTCTTCACGCGCCTCGGCCTCGAGTACGTGGCCGTGGCCGCGACATCGGGCGCGATGGGTGGCTCCCGCTCCGAGGAGTTCCTCACCCCGACGGCGATCGGCGAGGACACCTTCGTGCGGTCCCCCGGAGGCTACGCGGCGAACGTCGAGGCCGTCACGACCGTCGTGCCCGACGCCGTGCCGTGGGACGACGCGCCCGCCGCGCACGTCGAGGACACCCCCGACACCCCGACGATCGACTCGCTCGTCGCCCTCGCGAACGCCCGCTTCCCCCGCCCGGACCGGCCGTGGACCGGGGCGGACACGCTGAAGAACGTCGTTCTCGCGCTCGTGCACCCGACCGGGGAGCGCGAGCTGCTGGTCGTCGGGCTCCCCGGGGACCGCGAGGTCGACCTCAAGCGCCTGGAGGCCGCGGTCGCACCGGCCGAGGTCGAGCCGGCCGTCGAGGCCGACTTCGCCGCGCACCCCGAGCTCGTCAAGGGCTACATCGGCCCGGCCGTGCTCGGCCCGAACCGTGAGGGCCTGGCGGCCGACGCCGAGGGCCGCACCGCCGTGCGGTACCTGCTCGACCCGCGTGTCGTGCCCGGCACCCGGTGGATCACCGGCGCGAACGAGCAGGGTCGCCACGTGTTCGACCTCGTCGCGGGGCGGGACTTCACGGCCGACGGCACGGTGGAGGCCGCCGAGGTCCGCGCCGGCGACCCGGCCCCGGACGGCTCCGGCCCGCTGGAGCTCGCCCGCGGCATCGAGATCGGCCACATCTTCGCGCTGGGCCGCAAGTACGCCCAGGCGCTCGGGCTGACCGTGCTCGACCAGAACGGCAAGTCCCAGGTCGTCACGATGGGCTCCTACGGCATCGGCGTGAGCCGCGTGCTCGCCGCGCTGGCGGAGGCCAACCACGACGACCGCGGCCTCGCGTGGCCGGCCCAGGTGGCGCCCGCGCTGGTGCACGTCGTCGCGACCGGCAAGGACGCCACGGTGTTCGAGGCCGCGGAGTCGCTCGCCCGCACGCTCGACTCGCGCGGCATCGAGGTGCTGTACGACGACCGCCCCAAGGTCTCGCCCGGCGTGAAGTTCGCCGACGCCGAGCTGCTCGGGGTGCCGCTCACCGTCGTGGTCGGACGGGGCCTGGCGGACGGGGTCGTGGAGGTGCGGCCCCGCGTCGCGACCCCCGACGGCCCGCAGGCCGAGCAGGTGCCGGTCGCGGACGCGGCGGACCGCGTCGCGGAGCTGGTGGACGCGCTCCTGGCGCGCTGA
- the infB gene encoding translation initiation factor IF-2, which translates to MAKVRVYELAKELGVDSKTLMTKLNELGEFVRSASSTIEPPVVRKLRDTYPAGGGAKPAPARPAPAAAPAASAPAPSPAPAARPAASAPAATPGPAQRPAPEAPAASAPAEPTAPAAPAEQAAPAARPAAPRPAAPSPRPAAPSRPTEGGDGRSGRPGGAPRPGGPRPGNNPFAPSQGMPRSGGPRPGGPRPGNNPFAPSQGMPRPGERRSEAPAASAGAGDRPGGPRPAAPRPGAPRPNPGMMPGRSTSGVGRPGDRPARAGGGGGRPGGGGGYGGGGGRPGGGGGFGGRPGGGGRPGAGGRGSTQGAFGRAGGRPVRGRKSKRAKRQEFEQMQAPSLGGVQVPRGNGSTVIRLRHGSSLNDFADKIDANPASLVTVLFHLGEMATATQSLDEDTFGTLATELGYVVEMVSAEEEDRELLGAFDIDLDAELEGESDEDLFPRPPVVTVMGHVDHGKTKLLDAIRSTDVVAGEAGGITQHIGAYQVRTEHEGQDRAITFIDTPGHEAFTAMRARGAQVTDIAILVVAADDGVMPQTIEALNHAQAANVPIVVAVNKVDKEGANPAKIRQQLTEYNLVAEEYGGDTMFVDVSAKQRMGIDDLLEAVLLTADAALDLRANPDKDARGVAIEANLDKGRGAVATVLVQSGTLHVGDAIVAGTAHGRVRAMFDEHGDNVTEAGPARPVLVLGLASVPSAGDTFLVAPDERTARQIAEKREAAERAALLAKRRKRISLEDFTQALQQGKVETLNLVLKGDVSGAVEALEDALLKIDVGDEVDLRVIHRGVGAITQNDVNLATVDNAIIIGFNVKYAERVEELAEREGVDVRFYSVIYQAIDDVEAALKGMLKPEYEEVQLGTAEVREVFRSSKFGNIAGSLVRSGEIRRNSKARVLRNGNVIGDNLTIESLKRFKDDATEVREGYECGIGLGSYNDITEGDVIETWELREKPRS; encoded by the coding sequence GTGGCCAAGGTCCGCGTCTACGAGCTCGCCAAGGAGCTCGGAGTCGACAGCAAGACCCTCATGACCAAGCTGAACGAGCTCGGTGAGTTCGTGCGCTCGGCGTCCTCGACGATCGAGCCGCCGGTGGTCCGCAAGCTGCGGGACACCTACCCGGCCGGTGGCGGCGCCAAGCCCGCCCCCGCCCGCCCGGCCCCGGCCGCCGCCCCCGCGGCGTCCGCCCCGGCACCCTCGCCGGCCCCGGCGGCCCGCCCCGCGGCGTCCGCCCCGGCGGCGACCCCCGGCCCGGCGCAGCGCCCGGCCCCCGAGGCCCCGGCCGCGTCCGCACCGGCGGAGCCCACGGCCCCGGCCGCCCCCGCCGAGCAGGCGGCTCCGGCGGCCCGTCCGGCCGCCCCGCGTCCGGCCGCCCCGTCGCCGCGTCCCGCGGCGCCGTCGCGCCCGACCGAGGGCGGTGACGGCCGCTCCGGTCGTCCCGGTGGCGCCCCGCGTCCCGGTGGGCCGCGTCCGGGCAACAACCCGTTCGCGCCCTCGCAGGGCATGCCGCGCTCCGGTGGCCCGCGTCCCGGTGGCCCGCGTCCGGGCAACAACCCGTTCGCGCCCTCGCAGGGCATGCCCCGTCCCGGCGAGCGCCGCTCCGAGGCGCCTGCTGCGTCCGCGGGTGCCGGCGACCGCCCGGGTGGCCCGCGTCCCGCGGCGCCGCGTCCCGGTGCCCCGCGGCCGAACCCCGGCATGATGCCCGGCCGCAGCACCAGCGGCGTCGGCCGTCCCGGTGACCGTCCCGCCCGCGCGGGCGGTGGCGGTGGCCGTCCCGGCGGTGGCGGCGGCTACGGCGGTGGCGGTGGCCGTCCCGGTGGTGGCGGCGGCTTCGGCGGCCGTCCCGGCGGCGGTGGCCGTCCGGGTGCCGGTGGCCGCGGCTCGACGCAGGGTGCCTTCGGGCGCGCCGGCGGCCGTCCCGTCCGCGGACGGAAGTCGAAGCGGGCGAAGCGCCAGGAGTTCGAGCAGATGCAGGCGCCGTCGCTCGGCGGCGTGCAGGTGCCGCGCGGGAACGGCTCGACCGTCATCCGCCTGCGCCACGGCTCGTCGCTGAACGACTTCGCCGACAAGATCGACGCCAACCCGGCCTCGCTGGTCACGGTGCTGTTCCACCTCGGTGAGATGGCCACGGCGACGCAGTCCCTCGACGAGGACACCTTCGGCACGCTGGCCACCGAGCTCGGCTACGTCGTGGAGATGGTCTCGGCCGAGGAGGAGGACCGCGAGCTGCTCGGGGCCTTCGACATCGACCTGGACGCCGAGCTCGAGGGGGAGTCCGACGAGGACCTGTTCCCTCGCCCGCCGGTCGTCACGGTCATGGGTCACGTCGACCACGGAAAGACCAAGCTCCTCGACGCGATCCGCTCCACGGACGTCGTCGCGGGCGAGGCCGGCGGGATCACGCAGCACATCGGTGCCTACCAGGTCCGCACGGAGCACGAGGGCCAGGACCGGGCCATCACGTTCATCGACACCCCGGGTCACGAGGCGTTCACCGCCATGCGTGCCCGTGGTGCGCAGGTGACGGACATCGCGATCCTCGTGGTCGCGGCGGACGACGGCGTGATGCCCCAGACCATCGAGGCGCTCAACCACGCCCAGGCGGCGAACGTGCCGATCGTGGTCGCGGTCAACAAGGTGGACAAGGAGGGGGCCAACCCCGCCAAGATCCGCCAGCAGCTCACCGAGTACAACCTGGTGGCCGAGGAGTACGGCGGCGACACGATGTTCGTCGACGTCTCCGCCAAGCAGCGGATGGGCATCGACGACCTCCTCGAGGCCGTGCTGCTGACCGCGGACGCCGCGCTCGACCTGCGGGCCAACCCCGACAAGGACGCCCGCGGTGTCGCCATCGAGGCGAACCTCGACAAGGGCCGCGGCGCCGTCGCGACCGTGCTGGTCCAGTCCGGCACGCTGCACGTCGGTGACGCGATCGTCGCGGGCACGGCCCACGGCCGCGTCCGGGCGATGTTCGACGAGCACGGGGACAACGTCACCGAGGCGGGCCCGGCCCGTCCGGTGCTGGTCCTCGGCCTGGCGTCGGTGCCGAGCGCCGGCGACACCTTCCTGGTGGCGCCCGACGAGCGGACCGCGCGGCAGATCGCCGAGAAGCGCGAGGCCGCCGAGCGTGCCGCCCTCCTGGCCAAGCGCCGCAAGCGCATCAGCCTCGAGGACTTCACGCAGGCGCTCCAGCAGGGCAAGGTCGAGACCCTCAACCTGGTCCTCAAGGGCGACGTGTCCGGTGCCGTCGAGGCGCTGGAGGACGCGCTGCTCAAGATCGACGTGGGCGACGAGGTCGACCTGCGGGTCATCCACCGCGGTGTCGGTGCGATCACGCAGAACGACGTCAACCTCGCGACGGTCGACAACGCGATCATCATCGGCTTCAACGTCAAGTACGCGGAGCGGGTGGAGGAGCTCGCCGAGCGCGAGGGCGTGGACGTCCGGTTCTACTCGGTCATCTACCAGGCGATCGACGACGTCGAGGCCGCCCTCAAGGGCATGCTCAAGCCGGAGTACGAGGAGGTGCAGCTCGGTACCGCCGAGGTGCGCGAGGTGTTCCGCTCCTCCAAGTTCGGCAACATCGCCGGTTCGCTGGTCCGGTCCGGGGAGATCCGCCGCAACTCCAAGGCGCGGGTGCTCCGGAACGGCAACGTCATCGGTGACAACCTCACCATCGAGTCGCTCAAGCGGTTCAAGGACGACGCCACCGAGGTCCGCGAGGGCTACGAGTGCGGTATCGGCCTCGGGTCGTACAACGACATCACCGAGGGTGACGTCATCGAGACCTGGGAGCTGCGCGAGAAGCCGCGTTCCTGA
- a CDS encoding DUF4439 domain-containing protein — MPRTAPRLLTRPVPRPAARPGPARSRRVRALAGVLALGTAALLSGCGLRLETDPPAEPAPDAAEQVRRDAVDDALALVDAAGAATSGADEAVAVVLGLVSSTAADQVAALGGVYESGLPEPGGATQPPTPTATGPAAGPADVLALLGDAASEARAGARTADDPGLARLLAAVAASRAQLTDRLAAALGTEPPVVDAEPEDGFTTGGDADGSGSGDGSAALPSASTSAGASASPEPPATGSSDALGADLDRTDALALVLAEDQAGYGFEVAAARLADDERARARSAAEAHRAAAAAWAEAVGVAGTAEDPRRVAYELDGDVSTAEAVRTFAAGLLTDLAAVHADAMLGTGASTADRTAAVDGLRTSAVAALAWGATPTALPGLPPTAPTPTPTAG; from the coding sequence ATGCCCCGCACCGCCCCGCGCCTGCTGACGCGCCCCGTCCCGCGCCCCGCCGCGCGCCCCGGACCTGCCCGGTCCCGGCGCGTCCGCGCCCTGGCGGGCGTGCTGGCGCTCGGCACCGCCGCGCTGCTGTCGGGCTGCGGCCTGCGCCTCGAGACCGACCCGCCCGCCGAGCCCGCGCCGGACGCCGCGGAGCAGGTCCGGCGGGACGCCGTCGACGACGCCCTGGCCCTGGTCGACGCGGCCGGCGCCGCCACCTCGGGCGCCGACGAGGCCGTCGCCGTCGTCCTGGGCCTGGTCTCCTCGACGGCCGCGGACCAGGTGGCGGCCCTCGGCGGGGTGTACGAGTCGGGCCTCCCGGAGCCCGGGGGCGCGACGCAGCCGCCCACGCCGACGGCCACCGGCCCGGCCGCCGGCCCCGCCGACGTCCTGGCGCTGCTCGGCGACGCGGCCTCCGAGGCGCGCGCCGGAGCCCGGACGGCGGACGACCCGGGCCTGGCCCGGCTGCTCGCCGCTGTCGCCGCGTCCCGCGCCCAGCTGACGGACCGGCTCGCGGCCGCGCTCGGCACGGAGCCGCCCGTGGTCGACGCCGAACCTGAGGACGGCTTCACGACCGGCGGCGACGCGGACGGGTCGGGCTCGGGTGACGGGTCGGCGGCGCTGCCGTCGGCGTCCACGTCGGCCGGTGCGTCGGCCTCCCCGGAGCCGCCTGCGACGGGATCCTCCGACGCGCTCGGCGCGGACCTGGACCGCACCGACGCCCTCGCCCTCGTGCTCGCCGAGGACCAAGCCGGCTACGGGTTCGAGGTCGCCGCCGCCCGGCTCGCCGACGACGAGCGGGCGCGTGCCCGGTCCGCCGCCGAGGCCCACCGCGCCGCCGCGGCCGCCTGGGCGGAGGCCGTCGGCGTCGCGGGCACCGCCGAGGACCCCCGCCGCGTCGCCTACGAGCTGGACGGCGACGTGTCGACCGCCGAGGCCGTGCGGACCTTCGCGGCCGGGCTGCTGACCGACCTGGCTGCCGTCCACGCCGACGCGATGCTCGGCACGGGCGCGTCGACGGCCGACCGCACCGCCGCGGTCGACGGCCTGCGCACCTCGGCGGTCGCGGCGCTGGCGTGGGGTGCGACGCCCACCGCCCTGCCGGGCCTGCCGCCCACCGCCCCGACGCCGACGCCGACCGCGGGCTGA